Proteins encoded within one genomic window of Geotalea daltonii FRC-32:
- the nifD gene encoding nitrogenase molybdenum-iron protein alpha chain produces MSDAITKIEGITKESTQSMIDEALEIYPEKAKKKRAPHLAPNAGEGACVKSNRKTVPGIMSARGCAYAGAKGVVWGPIRDMVHVSHGPVGCGWYSWGTRRNLMTGINGVNQFAMQFTSDFQEKDIVYGGDKKLKQLLVEAKELFPLAKGISVLSECPVGLIGDDINAVAKQSAKELDIPIIPCNCEGFRGVSQSLGHHISNDTIRDHIIGTREFAEPETPYDIALIGDYNIGGDVWSVKPLLEEIGLNVKSVWTGDGELEKIAATHRVKLNLIHCYRSMNYMCRVMEEKYGIPWLEFNFFGPTKIRESLRKIADFFDDTIKEKVEAAIAKYDPLMQAVIDEYRPRLEGKKVMLYVGGLRPRHTVNAYADLGMTVVGSGYEFAHGDDYERTSPEMPEATVIYDDASEHELEEFVHKLRPDLVGSGIKEKYLFQKMGIPFRQMHSWDYSGPYHAYNGFPIFARDVDMAINSPTWSLVKAPF; encoded by the coding sequence ATGTCAGATGCGATAACGAAAATAGAAGGCATTACCAAAGAGTCGACCCAGTCCATGATCGACGAAGCACTTGAAATTTATCCCGAAAAAGCGAAGAAAAAACGGGCTCCACATTTGGCTCCCAATGCCGGTGAAGGCGCTTGCGTAAAATCCAACCGCAAAACGGTTCCCGGAATCATGAGCGCCCGGGGGTGTGCCTACGCAGGCGCCAAGGGGGTTGTCTGGGGGCCGATCCGCGATATGGTCCATGTTTCACATGGACCGGTCGGTTGCGGCTGGTACTCGTGGGGAACCCGGCGTAACCTCATGACCGGCATCAACGGGGTCAACCAGTTCGCCATGCAGTTTACCTCCGATTTTCAGGAAAAGGATATCGTCTACGGGGGGGACAAAAAACTGAAGCAGCTGCTGGTTGAGGCGAAGGAACTTTTCCCGCTGGCCAAGGGCATTTCCGTCCTTTCCGAATGCCCCGTCGGCCTCATCGGCGACGATATCAACGCCGTGGCAAAGCAGTCGGCCAAGGAACTGGACATCCCGATCATCCCCTGCAACTGCGAGGGGTTCCGCGGTGTTTCCCAGTCCCTGGGGCACCATATCAGCAACGACACCATTCGCGACCACATCATCGGTACCAGAGAGTTTGCCGAGCCTGAAACCCCTTACGACATCGCCCTTATCGGCGATTACAACATCGGCGGCGACGTCTGGTCGGTAAAGCCGCTGCTGGAAGAAATCGGCCTCAACGTCAAGTCGGTCTGGACCGGCGACGGCGAACTGGAGAAGATCGCCGCCACCCATAGGGTGAAATTGAATCTGATCCACTGTTACCGCTCCATGAACTACATGTGCCGGGTCATGGAAGAGAAATACGGCATTCCCTGGCTGGAGTTCAACTTCTTCGGTCCGACCAAGATCAGGGAGAGCCTGCGGAAGATTGCCGACTTTTTTGACGACACTATCAAGGAGAAGGTAGAAGCGGCCATTGCCAAGTATGATCCTTTGATGCAGGCGGTCATCGACGAATACCGTCCCCGCCTGGAAGGAAAGAAGGTGATGCTCTATGTGGGCGGTCTCCGTCCCCGGCACACGGTCAACGCCTATGCCGATCTGGGGATGACGGTCGTGGGAAGCGGCTACGAGTTTGCCCATGGCGACGACTATGAGCGAACATCTCCAGAAATGCCCGAAGCGACTGTCATTTACGATGACGCCTCCGAACACGAACTGGAGGAATTCGTCCATAAGCTTCGTCCCGACCTTGTGGGAAGCGGCATCAAGGAAAAGTACCTGTTCCAGAAGATGGGCATTCCGTTCCGCCAGATGCACAGCTGGGATTACTCTGGTCCCTATCATGCCTATAATGGCTTTCCGATCTTTGCCAGGGATGTGGATATGGCGATTAATAGTCCAACGTGGTCACTGGTCAAGGCACCTTTCTAG
- the nifK gene encoding nitrogenase molybdenum-iron protein subunit beta, whose product MSSEAAVKYVTDTPESEVKRVAEWINTEEYKEKNFARQALVINPAHACQPLGAELAAHGFEGSLPFVHGSQGCASYYRSTLNRHFREPAPAVSDSMTEDGAVFGGQNNLHEALENAYTIYKPKMMPIFTSCMPEIIGDDLTAFIKNARQKGCIPQDFPLPYANTPSFNGSHVHGYDAMLLSILQTLTEGKAVEGRCTGKLNLIAGFDANTGNYREYKRILEAFGIPYTLLADISETFDSPLDGTYRAYPGGTKLEDAADSINGKATIALGTYSTAKTFGWLKDNYAGKHAALPTPFGVEKTDAFIMKLSELFGKPVPESLKAERGRAVDAMTDAHQYMHGKKFALFGDPDYLLGYVSFLLEMGARPYHILCSKGTKKLEKEIQALLDASPYGKDGKIYINKDLWHLRSLVMTDPVDAMIGDTHGKFAARDANIPLFRFGFPVFDRVNLHRYPLIGYQGTINMVSTICNKFIEMRDETCEDRHFEMMR is encoded by the coding sequence ATGAGCTCTGAAGCTGCTGTGAAATATGTGACTGACACCCCCGAATCCGAAGTAAAGCGGGTGGCCGAGTGGATCAATACCGAAGAATACAAGGAAAAGAACTTTGCCCGCCAGGCGCTGGTCATCAACCCGGCCCACGCCTGCCAGCCGTTGGGTGCCGAGCTGGCTGCCCATGGCTTCGAGGGGAGCCTCCCCTTTGTCCATGGCTCCCAGGGGTGCGCTTCCTACTACCGCTCCACCCTCAACCGCCACTTCCGTGAGCCTGCCCCGGCTGTCTCCGACTCCATGACCGAGGACGGCGCGGTGTTCGGAGGCCAAAACAACCTCCATGAGGCCCTGGAGAATGCCTATACCATCTATAAGCCGAAGATGATGCCGATCTTCACCTCCTGCATGCCCGAAATCATCGGCGACGACCTGACCGCCTTCATCAAGAATGCCAGGCAGAAGGGGTGCATCCCACAGGATTTCCCGCTCCCCTATGCCAATACCCCCAGCTTCAACGGCTCCCACGTCCATGGCTATGATGCCATGCTTCTCTCCATCCTCCAGACCCTGACGGAAGGAAAGGCCGTGGAGGGGCGCTGCACCGGTAAGCTGAACCTGATTGCCGGTTTCGATGCCAATACCGGCAATTACCGGGAGTACAAGCGGATACTGGAGGCCTTCGGCATTCCCTACACCCTGCTGGCCGATATTTCCGAGACCTTCGACTCGCCGCTTGACGGCACCTACCGCGCCTATCCGGGCGGCACCAAGCTGGAAGACGCCGCCGATTCCATCAATGGCAAGGCGACCATCGCCCTTGGCACCTATTCCACCGCCAAGACCTTCGGCTGGCTCAAGGACAATTATGCCGGCAAGCATGCTGCCCTGCCGACCCCCTTTGGTGTGGAGAAAACCGATGCATTCATCATGAAGCTCTCCGAGCTTTTCGGCAAGCCGGTTCCCGAATCACTCAAGGCCGAACGCGGTCGCGCCGTGGATGCCATGACCGATGCCCACCAATACATGCACGGCAAGAAGTTCGCCCTCTTCGGCGATCCCGACTATCTGCTCGGCTACGTCTCATTCCTGCTGGAAATGGGCGCCCGTCCGTACCACATCCTCTGCAGCAAGGGGACCAAAAAACTGGAGAAAGAGATCCAGGCGCTTCTTGACGCCTCTCCCTACGGCAAGGATGGCAAGATATACATCAACAAGGACCTGTGGCACCTGCGCAGCCTGGTCATGACCGATCCGGTAGACGCCATGATCGGCGATACCCACGGCAAGTTCGCCGCACGGGATGCCAACATCCCCCTTTTCCGTTTCGGCTTCCCGGTCTTCGACCGGGTCAACCTGCACCGCTACCCGCTGATCGGCTATCAGGGGACAATCAACATGGTGTCGACCATCTGCAACAAGTTCATCGAGATGAGGGATGAGACGTGCGAGGACCGGCACTTCGAGATGATGCGCTAG
- a CDS encoding acylphosphatase, which yields MLSQWPSISFFVLIELLAHGLRWAKVENVVEGNDHSHDDGFAAAGGHLVAEALPLSTIAGEMNSLPGALTSF from the coding sequence ATGCTTAGCCAATGGCCAAGTATCTCTTTTTTTGTCCTGATTGAGCTTCTGGCGCATGGCCTCAGATGGGCAAAGGTCGAAAATGTCGTAGAAGGTAATGATCATAGCCATGACGATGGTTTTGCCGCTGCCGGTGGCCATCTTGTTGCAGAGGCGCTGCCACTCTCCACCATCGCCGGGGAGATGAATTCCCTGCCGGGGGCACTCACAAGTTTCTGA
- a CDS encoding cytochrome-c peroxidase, whose amino-acid sequence MGRKTQIVIGLTVALLITGGVSAAAELSPIEELGKLLFFEKGLSNPPGQSCASCHDPGVGWTGPDSATNLSKGVYEGAVHTRYGNRKPPASAYAGFNPLLHQCGDMMGGGGMGGGGMGGGGMGGGGMGGGGMGGGGMGGGGMGGGGMGGMSCNSGDFVGGMFWDGRASGWVLGDPLAEQAMGPFLNPLEQNNPNARHLCLQVRKAGYENLFEQVWGEKSLDCVKDVTGTYQRIGKSVAAYERSAEVNPFSSKFDAFWKNSLGKMPPVQNINGMNWSKFKNRGLDEAELKGLALFNSKGKCSTCHIIMPMRGSQAPLLTDFRYHNLGMPKNPDNPFYSMPKQWNPQGEAWIDQGLGGFLAKTAGMTDLYGNPRDYVQNATLNYGKHKTPSLRNVDKRPTSDFVKAYGHNGYFKSLQEIVHFYNLRDVLPPCSSADPPKDPMGGATCFPAPEVGTDIDRVNMGNLGLTPPEGMALMKFLQTLSDGYSQP is encoded by the coding sequence ATGGGCAGAAAAACGCAGATTGTTATCGGATTAACTGTTGCATTGCTGATTACCGGCGGAGTCAGTGCCGCGGCAGAACTGTCACCCATTGAAGAACTGGGAAAATTGCTCTTCTTTGAGAAAGGGCTTTCCAACCCTCCCGGACAGTCTTGTGCCTCGTGCCACGACCCCGGAGTTGGCTGGACCGGTCCGGACTCCGCCACCAATTTGTCTAAGGGGGTCTATGAAGGGGCAGTCCACACCAGGTATGGTAACCGTAAACCCCCTGCATCGGCCTATGCCGGTTTCAATCCGTTGTTGCACCAGTGCGGCGACATGATGGGCGGTGGTGGCATGGGCGGTGGTGGCATGGGTGGTGGTGGCATGGGTGGTGGTGGCATGGGTGGTGGCGGCATGGGTGGTGGCGGCATGGGTGGTGGCGGCATGGGTGGTGGCGGCATGGGTGGCATGTCATGCAACAGCGGTGACTTCGTCGGCGGCATGTTCTGGGATGGTCGCGCCAGCGGCTGGGTCCTGGGCGATCCCCTTGCCGAGCAGGCCATGGGCCCGTTCCTTAATCCCCTGGAACAGAACAACCCCAACGCCCGGCATCTCTGCCTGCAGGTGCGCAAAGCCGGTTATGAGAATCTCTTTGAACAGGTATGGGGGGAAAAGAGCCTGGATTGTGTCAAGGACGTGACGGGAACCTATCAACGCATCGGCAAATCCGTGGCGGCCTATGAACGATCAGCGGAGGTAAACCCATTTTCTTCCAAGTTCGATGCCTTCTGGAAAAATTCATTGGGCAAGATGCCGCCGGTGCAAAACATCAACGGCATGAACTGGAGCAAATTCAAGAACCGCGGTCTGGACGAGGCTGAGTTAAAGGGATTGGCCCTCTTCAATTCCAAGGGCAAATGTTCGACCTGCCACATCATCATGCCCATGCGTGGCAGTCAGGCACCCCTGTTGACCGATTTCCGATACCACAACCTGGGGATGCCGAAGAACCCGGACAACCCGTTTTACTCGATGCCGAAGCAGTGGAACCCCCAGGGCGAGGCCTGGATCGATCAGGGGCTGGGGGGCTTCCTGGCAAAGACTGCCGGCATGACCGACCTGTACGGCAACCCGAGGGACTATGTCCAGAATGCCACATTGAATTATGGCAAGCACAAAACCCCTTCTCTACGTAATGTGGACAAACGCCCGACATCTGATTTCGTCAAAGCCTATGGGCACAATGGTTATTTCAAGAGCCTGCAGGAGATCGTTCACTTCTATAATTTGCGCGATGTGCTGCCACCCTGCAGCAGTGCAGACCCACCGAAAGACCCTATGGGAGGTGCCACTTGCTTTCCTGCACCGGAAGTGGGCACCGACATTGATCGGGTAAACATGGGAAATCTTGGCCTGACACCACCTGAGGGCATGGCGCTGATGAAATTTTTACAGACACTTTCGGATGGTTACTCACAGCCATAA
- a CDS encoding multicopper oxidase family protein → MTRKRISRRKFMALSSCGITGAYLSLHTGLAQAMMGNSRMGGGTTIINPPPGAVFRDPPEAVKNINGVYELAIEETSINVNGTLATLLTYNGSFPGPTIRAKRGENLLVQLKNFLPHTSEKNILGHTKNITNLHTHGLHVSPKPPADSMMIQLHPGEIYDYNYCMDFEEPGHLNFYHPHVHGVVAEQYWGGLAGPLVVEDETAALVGLETHIMVLKDLTLSGSVPEPYTSTMQYMHGKEGNLVMVNGQVNPVLNIQPGQVQRWQIVNACNARFFNLALENHSINLIGTDGGLLDKPYPVSSILLSPGERVDILVKANQAKKSYRFLSLPYNRGGMSTQQQVTLLTLSYKGSQLNSSLPDSINTDAKRVAMDTTALPQRRLTLSMMQGKGYINGQTFLGMDNACTIMSHLGGWEVWEIVNQSGMDHPFHQHVNSAQVLSITGGDSAYTSLYTKIPAWKDVVIVPKWGSVKLLVPVMDWDGMTMFHCHIIEHEDIGMMGVWDIMAEGMPM, encoded by the coding sequence GTGACAAGAAAAAGGATCAGCAGAAGGAAGTTCATGGCTCTTAGCTCTTGTGGCATAACCGGAGCGTATCTGAGTCTGCACACGGGGCTGGCACAAGCTATGATGGGCAACAGCCGTATGGGGGGAGGAACGACAATCATCAACCCGCCGCCGGGAGCTGTTTTCCGTGATCCTCCCGAGGCGGTAAAGAACATCAATGGTGTCTATGAGTTGGCCATTGAGGAAACCAGCATCAATGTCAATGGGACGCTTGCTACCCTCCTCACCTATAACGGTTCATTCCCCGGGCCAACCATTCGGGCGAAGCGGGGAGAGAATCTTCTGGTGCAGTTGAAGAACTTCCTCCCTCATACTTCGGAAAAGAACATTTTAGGCCACACCAAAAACATCACCAACCTGCATACCCACGGTCTCCATGTCTCGCCCAAACCGCCGGCTGACAGCATGATGATCCAGCTGCATCCGGGAGAGATCTACGATTACAATTACTGCATGGACTTTGAAGAACCGGGACACTTGAACTTCTACCATCCCCACGTGCACGGGGTTGTCGCCGAACAATACTGGGGGGGACTGGCCGGTCCATTGGTGGTGGAGGATGAAACAGCGGCACTGGTCGGCCTGGAAACCCACATCATGGTGCTGAAAGACCTTACCCTGAGCGGATCGGTGCCGGAGCCTTATACTTCAACCATGCAATACATGCACGGTAAGGAAGGGAACCTGGTCATGGTCAACGGCCAGGTGAATCCGGTGCTTAATATCCAGCCGGGACAGGTGCAGAGGTGGCAGATCGTCAATGCCTGCAATGCCCGCTTTTTCAACCTTGCCCTGGAAAATCATTCCATCAATCTGATCGGCACGGATGGCGGTCTGCTGGATAAGCCCTATCCTGTATCCTCAATACTCCTGTCGCCGGGAGAGCGTGTAGATATCCTGGTCAAGGCAAACCAGGCGAAAAAGAGCTACCGCTTCCTTTCCCTCCCCTACAACCGTGGCGGCATGAGCACTCAACAGCAGGTCACCCTCCTGACCCTCTCCTACAAAGGCTCCCAGCTGAATAGTTCACTGCCTGACTCAATCAATACGGATGCCAAACGGGTTGCCATGGATACGACAGCTCTGCCACAGCGCAGGCTTACCCTGAGCATGATGCAGGGCAAAGGATACATCAACGGCCAGACCTTCCTAGGCATGGACAACGCCTGCACCATCATGTCACACCTGGGGGGCTGGGAAGTATGGGAGATCGTCAACCAGAGCGGCATGGATCACCCCTTCCACCAGCACGTCAACTCAGCCCAGGTATTATCCATAACCGGTGGCGATTCCGCCTATACCTCCCTTTACACCAAGATCCCCGCCTGGAAGGATGTGGTCATCGTCCCTAAATGGGGAAGCGTCAAGCTGCTGGTACCTGTCATGGACTGGGATGGCATGACCATGTTCCACTGCCACATCATTGAGCATGAGGACATAGGCATGATGGGGGTGTGGGATATAATGGCAGAAGGAATGCCCATGTGA
- a CDS encoding bifunctional nitrogenase iron-molybdenum cofactor biosynthesis protein NifEN: MAKPDYYDVTDCKTNDAGAPKFCKKSEPGEGTERSCAYDGARVVLMPITDVIHLVHGPIACAGNSWDNRGARSSGSQLYRRGFTTEMLENDVVFGGEKKLYKAILEVAGRYPEAKAIFVYATCVTAMTGDDVEAVCKAAAEKVVVPVIPVNTPGFIGDKNIGNRLAGEILFKYVIGTAEPPVLGEYSINLIGEYNIAGDLWGMLPLFDRLGIRILSCFSGDAKFEELRYAHRARLNVIICSKSLTNLAKKMQKTFGMPYIEESFYGMTDTAKALRDIARELDDAVGGLEKRVMQDRVEKLIEEEEAKCRTAIAPYRARLEGKRAVLFTGGVKTWSMVNALRELGVEILAAGTQNSTLEDFYRMKGLMHQDAKIIEDTSTAGLLKVMQEKMPDLIVAGGKTKFLALKTRTPFLDINHGRSHPYAGYEGMVTFARQLDLTVNNPIWPALNAAFPWEKSAMELAADVAGAAGHGERFLALPIPAAESLCPPPLLGRGQGEGAVSPAGNSDGNVTLSPTLSHQGGVRIKQSTVNPQKNSPALGATLAFLGIDGMLGLLHGAQGCSTFIRLQLSRHFKESIALNSTAMSEDTAIFGGWENLKKGIGRVIEKFDPRVVGVMTSGLTETMGDDVRSAIVHFRRENPQYDHVPVVWASTPDYCGSMQEGYAAAVEAIVDALVEEEDEATIVTQVNLLPGVHLTPADVEALKEITESFGLTPVVIPDISNALDGHIDDTVSPLSTGGITVEHIRAAGRSAATLYIGDSLAKAALKLKERCGIPAYGFTSVTGLKEVDMLMETLSAISGRPIPEKHRRWRSRLTDAMVDSHYQFGNKKVALALEADNLKTLTGFLAGMGCEVQAALSATRTRGLDALPSATVFVGDLEDLETAALGADLLVANSNGRQAAAKLGIKAHLRAGLPVFDRLGAHQKMWVGYRGTMNLVFEVANIFQANAKESQKLAHN; encoded by the coding sequence ATGGCAAAGCCCGACTATTATGATGTAACCGACTGCAAGACCAACGATGCAGGCGCACCCAAGTTCTGCAAAAAGTCCGAACCGGGTGAGGGGACCGAGCGCAGCTGTGCCTATGACGGTGCACGGGTCGTCCTCATGCCTATTACGGACGTCATTCACCTGGTCCATGGTCCCATCGCCTGTGCCGGTAATTCCTGGGACAACAGGGGGGCGCGCTCATCGGGGTCCCAGCTCTATCGACGAGGCTTTACCACCGAGATGCTGGAAAATGACGTGGTCTTCGGCGGCGAGAAGAAGCTCTACAAGGCGATCCTGGAAGTGGCAGGACGCTATCCCGAGGCCAAGGCCATCTTCGTTTATGCCACCTGTGTCACTGCCATGACCGGTGATGACGTGGAGGCGGTCTGCAAGGCTGCCGCGGAAAAGGTTGTCGTGCCTGTGATACCGGTGAATACTCCCGGCTTCATCGGCGACAAAAACATCGGCAACCGCCTGGCCGGCGAGATCCTCTTCAAGTATGTCATCGGCACCGCCGAGCCGCCGGTGCTGGGGGAATACTCAATTAATCTGATCGGCGAGTACAACATCGCCGGCGACCTGTGGGGCATGCTGCCGCTTTTCGATCGACTCGGTATCCGAATCCTTTCCTGCTTTTCCGGCGATGCCAAATTTGAAGAGCTGCGCTATGCCCACCGGGCCAGGCTCAACGTCATTATCTGTTCCAAATCCCTGACCAATCTTGCCAAGAAGATGCAGAAGACCTTCGGCATGCCTTACATCGAAGAATCCTTCTACGGCATGACCGATACGGCCAAGGCCCTCCGTGACATTGCCCGGGAACTGGACGACGCGGTGGGTGGGCTGGAAAAGCGGGTCATGCAGGACCGGGTGGAGAAACTTATCGAGGAGGAAGAGGCCAAGTGCCGGACTGCCATTGCCCCTTACCGGGCGAGGCTGGAAGGGAAGCGTGCGGTGCTTTTCACCGGCGGGGTCAAGACCTGGTCCATGGTCAATGCCCTGCGGGAACTGGGGGTTGAGATCCTGGCCGCCGGTACCCAGAACTCCACCCTTGAAGATTTTTATCGCATGAAAGGGCTGATGCATCAGGACGCGAAGATTATAGAGGACACCTCCACCGCCGGTCTCCTCAAGGTGATGCAGGAGAAGATGCCCGATCTGATCGTGGCCGGGGGCAAGACCAAGTTCCTGGCCCTCAAGACCAGGACCCCCTTTCTCGATATCAATCATGGCCGCTCCCATCCCTATGCCGGTTACGAAGGAATGGTGACCTTTGCCAGGCAGCTGGATTTGACGGTAAACAATCCCATCTGGCCAGCGCTCAATGCAGCATTTCCATGGGAAAAAAGCGCAATGGAGCTGGCAGCGGATGTGGCAGGGGCTGCAGGTCATGGGGAGCGGTTCCTTGCCTTGCCGATTCCGGCAGCCGAATCCTTGTGTCCCCCTCCTCTGTTGGGAAGGGGACAGGGGGAGGGGGCTGTCAGCCCAGCAGGCAACAGTGATGGCAACGTCACCCTCTCCCCAACCCTCTCCCATCAAGGGGGAGTGAGAATTAAGCAGTCCACCGTCAATCCCCAGAAAAATTCGCCAGCCCTGGGAGCAACCCTGGCTTTTCTTGGCATTGATGGGATGCTGGGCCTCCTCCATGGCGCCCAGGGGTGCAGCACCTTCATCCGTCTCCAGCTGTCCAGGCATTTCAAGGAATCCATCGCCCTCAACTCCACAGCCATGAGCGAAGACACCGCCATCTTCGGCGGCTGGGAGAATCTGAAAAAGGGCATTGGCAGGGTTATCGAGAAGTTCGATCCAAGGGTTGTCGGGGTCATGACCTCGGGACTTACGGAAACCATGGGGGACGACGTGCGCAGTGCCATCGTGCACTTCCGCCGGGAAAATCCCCAGTACGATCATGTTCCGGTCGTCTGGGCCTCGACCCCGGACTACTGCGGTTCCATGCAGGAAGGTTATGCAGCGGCTGTGGAGGCGATTGTCGATGCCCTGGTGGAGGAAGAGGACGAAGCGACCATTGTCACCCAAGTCAACCTCCTCCCCGGTGTGCATCTGACCCCAGCCGATGTGGAGGCGCTGAAGGAGATCACCGAGTCCTTTGGCCTCACGCCGGTGGTGATCCCGGATATTTCCAACGCCCTGGACGGCCACATCGACGACACCGTCTCCCCGCTCTCCACCGGGGGCATCACTGTGGAGCACATCCGGGCGGCTGGGCGTAGCGCGGCAACGCTCTATATTGGAGACTCCCTGGCAAAGGCAGCGCTGAAACTGAAGGAGCGCTGCGGCATTCCTGCCTACGGCTTTACTTCCGTTACCGGTCTCAAAGAGGTGGATATGCTCATGGAGACCCTGTCGGCCATCAGCGGCCGACCGATCCCGGAAAAGCATCGCCGCTGGCGCAGCAGGCTCACGGACGCCATGGTGGACAGCCATTACCAGTTTGGCAACAAGAAGGTTGCATTGGCCCTTGAGGCTGACAATCTGAAGACTTTGACCGGCTTTCTGGCAGGCATGGGGTGCGAAGTTCAGGCCGCGCTCTCTGCAACCAGAACCCGTGGGCTTGACGCTCTTCCCAGCGCTACTGTTTTTGTCGGAGACCTGGAGGACCTTGAGACCGCGGCTCTGGGGGCGGACCTGCTGGTGGCCAACTCCAACGGCCGTCAGGCAGCGGCGAAACTGGGGATCAAAGCCCATCTGCGGGCGGGCCTGCCCGTTTTCGATCGCCTGGGTGCCCACCAGAAGATGTGGGTGGGATACCGGGGGACCATGAACCTGGTTTTTGAAGTGGCGAACATATTTCAGGCCAATGCAAAAGAATCGCAAAAACTGGCGCACAATTAG
- the nifX gene encoding nitrogen fixation protein NifX, giving the protein MKVAFTSSTGEIIDQHFGMSDSFHVWEIGPDEAHFLETVRVGIHGDDEEDKIGARADVLLDCAIVYTMQIGGPAAAKLVARKINPMKTNTEVPVAEIVGKLQEVLRGAPPPWLRKAMNKDKLTSFLDE; this is encoded by the coding sequence ATGAAAGTGGCATTTACCAGCAGTACGGGCGAGATAATCGACCAGCATTTCGGCATGTCGGACAGCTTCCATGTCTGGGAGATTGGTCCTGACGAAGCTCATTTCCTGGAGACGGTAAGGGTGGGTATTCATGGTGATGATGAAGAGGACAAAATAGGCGCACGGGCCGATGTGCTTCTTGATTGCGCCATCGTCTATACCATGCAGATCGGCGGGCCTGCAGCGGCCAAGCTGGTGGCGAGAAAAATAAATCCCATGAAAACAAATACGGAAGTTCCGGTTGCCGAGATTGTCGGCAAGCTTCAGGAAGTGCTCAGGGGGGCACCACCTCCCTGGCTGAGGAAGGCGATGAACAAGGACAAACTTACATCCTTTCTGGATGAATAA
- the fdxB gene encoding ferredoxin III, nif-specific: MAYITGLRRNKTEYTPEFIKAIDEETCIGCARCYKVCAHGVLAFEEVDEDDSAKMFMRVANPDNCIGCQACGRTCSKKCFSFEPVLA; encoded by the coding sequence ATGGCTTACATTACAGGATTGAGAAGAAACAAGACAGAATATACTCCCGAATTCATCAAGGCGATCGATGAGGAAACTTGTATCGGCTGTGCCCGCTGCTACAAAGTATGCGCCCACGGGGTGCTGGCCTTCGAAGAGGTGGACGAGGACGATTCGGCCAAGATGTTCATGCGGGTGGCGAATCCGGACAACTGCATCGGGTGTCAGGCGTGTGGCAGGACGTGTAGCAAGAAATGTTTCTCATTCGAGCCAGTGTTGGCATAA
- a CDS encoding NifB/NifX family molybdenum-iron cluster-binding protein, which produces MLIAVASKDGKEIDQHFGHAERFLIYDVAGNEAKLVDEKKVERYCSMDQDHPMRAHLLSAIAEALVDCRAMVCAQIGQAPQMEMERLGLDVFVTEGPIKPTLVELGKML; this is translated from the coding sequence ATGCTGATCGCCGTAGCTTCGAAAGACGGAAAAGAAATCGACCAGCACTTCGGCCATGCCGAGCGTTTCCTGATTTATGACGTTGCAGGCAACGAGGCGAAGCTGGTGGATGAAAAGAAGGTGGAGCGCTACTGCTCAATGGATCAAGATCACCCCATGCGTGCTCATCTCCTTTCAGCCATTGCCGAAGCACTAGTGGACTGCCGGGCGATGGTCTGCGCCCAGATCGGCCAGGCGCCGCAAATGGAGATGGAGCGCCTGGGGCTGGACGTCTTTGTGACCGAAGGGCCGATCAAGCCGACGCTGGTGGAATTGGGGAAAATGCTTTGA